The Larimichthys crocea isolate SSNF chromosome XI, L_crocea_2.0, whole genome shotgun sequence genome has a segment encoding these proteins:
- the atf3 gene encoding cyclic AMP-dependent transcription factor ATF-3 yields the protein MMLQHSGPSLADISCSALVPCLSPPGTLTLDDFTNFTPIVKDELRLAIQTKRLSNGLSVDMSSDGASSSSDRASEHLACGSGVRREVTPQEHERRKRRRERNKIAAAKCRNKKKEKTETLQKESEKLESVNADLKAQIEELKHQKQQLVYMLNLHRPTCIVRAQNGQTPEDERNLFIQHIKESTLQLHNLTSSTTTAAATTTSISTVAPLDGGFLTLDHIQCPSHL from the exons ATGATGCTGCAGCACTCGGGTCCCTCGCTCGCTGACATCAGCTGCTCCGCCCTGGTGCCCTGCCTCTCCCCGCCGGGCACGCTCACCCTGGACGACTTCACCAATTTCACGCCCATCGTGAAAGACGAGCTGCGGCTGGCCATCCAGACCAAGCGGCTGTCCAACGGGCTCAGCGTGGACATGAGCTCCGACGGCGCCAGCTCCAGCTCGGACCGAGCCTCGGAGCACCTCGCCTGCGGATCGGGAGTCAGGAGAGAG GTGACTCCTCAGGAGcatgagaggaggaagaggaggagggagaggaacaaGATCGCTGCCGCCAAGTGCCgcaacaagaagaaggagaagacggAGACTCTGCAGAAG GAGTCGGAGAAACTGGAGAGCGTCAACGCCGACCTGAAGGCTCAGATCGAGGAGCTGAAGCATCAGAAGCAGCAGCTGGTCTACATGCTCAACCTGCACCGACCGACCTGCATCGTCCGAGCCCAGAACGGCCAAACGCCCGAGGACGAGAGGAACCTCTTCATCCAGCACATCAAGGAGAGCACCTTACAACTCCACAACCtcacttcctccaccaccaccgccgcagccaccaccacctccatctccaCGGTAGCACCTCTTGACGGAGGATTCCTGACCCTCGATCACATCCAGTGTCCCAGTCACCTATGA